From Calliphora vicina chromosome 3, idCalVici1.1, whole genome shotgun sequence:
gtgttattatttacttgttaaataaataactttgaagcctcataaccagggaaaccggaaatatgctctaaaaaaagcgttttaggcgctttaaatatgcagtaaaaactttaaaatatgctcttaaaatttaaaaaatatgctcttaaaaaaacaaacttttacataatttttaaccaaacaaaatttacttaaatttacaaataaaaatcgttgtctattggatctgaaaacatttttaaacatagaaaatgttctttcgacatcaactgatgttacaggagcaaatttaaaagacaatatttcttttacacttagaacggttaagtttgaattagaactaaaatttgatatatagatggagctattattaaaacagttcttattttatattaaaacaagtaagagagctatattcggctgtgccggatcttatatacccttcacctaattatacttcaaaataaaaaatttaaatatttttaggtgaacaacatttttttttcagttttttcattttttggataaaaaaatttttcgaattgttattttaaatttaaaaaaaaaaatcttttgttttttaaatttttttttttttggtgaaaagccatctatttttcaattttgaattttaaacaaaggaagtaaaaacctgtaagtaagacaaaatttgtttttgataaactcaaaatatgctattaaacagtaaaatatgctctaaaaacgcaaaatatgacataaatatgatcttaaaacaaatatatgcaaaaatatgtatttaagggtaaaatatgcaaaaatatgcactaacaaatcgatgtgcaaattcttaaatagttctgaaacgtgtaaatatcttatccatgtgttcattagactcaccagaaaaaacatgcatttgcatattttggtttccctgctaaTGACATTAAACTGTAAAATGAGAATTTGTAATTAAAAGCATAATCCTGAAAGttccttaaatattaaaataagaaattttacttatttaggagctcaaccgaatttttttcttaatgacAAATAGTTTCATTACAAATTACGTTTCGTTTTTTCTGCACAAAATTTTGACACATCAGATTACTTGTGTAACAATGTAATCTGACATtcagggccagcaacgcggtttcaaagaaaattgaaaatttgtacaacTATAAAATAAAGCGAATAAAAGTAAGGAGTCAAGTAATTTGCAAATTCTCCCATTTTAtagttatttgttatttgagatTTATATCATCAAATATACATgaggaaactaaaaaaaataaataaaacagggCAAAACTCCCCAAGACATGGCAACATGTACGTACGTACGTAAATATATACAGTCACACTTACTCCGCAAATGAGGTTGTAACAAACAACGCAAcgaatagaaaaatataaatattctttAGACGAGACACCATGTCAGACAGTCAAGATTGCCTTGGAGTTTCTATAATGGTTTTTAGGAGTTGAAAAATACCGATAAAACGAAAACATACTAACAAACAGAACGGAAAAAACTAATACTTACTTACGTTGTTGTATGTAAGTTTTATAAATACTCGCATGGTAGCaagaatttttattgtatttatgtgGCATTTTGGAAAACAAAGTCACAATTATATTGCTAAATGTTGCACACACTCAATGAAACACGTGCAAAACTAAATTTACTCCTAAGCCGTATGAGAATAGTTATACGAGTCCAGAATggaaattattttctaaacatCTACTTTTGAAATCATGTTCGGAAAGAGAAAATAACCAATCAAAACAGtattatacatattatttaaacgttttttagaaaacattcaaaatcaaataaactgCAGTCAATATGGCAATTTGATAACAGTGGTTTGGCACATGAAGTAAACCATCTCTTAGGCAACATAGAAAGAAGACTTTCCAAATGCCCTcgtaaacataaatacaaacgATTATGTACGTATacgtaatatttatttgttcttttttttataaagcacGAGACCATTTTATGTGGCAcgcaaaagagaaaaaaaaaatagaaattacatacatataaaattctGTGCCACAAAACGAATGAATGTAAAAGTGTGAGTAGCCAGTAAACATTATTGTCTACGTATCTgaaaatttaagagaaaatgAGCCGACTTGTCTATGTTTTCTTCTGACACTCGACAGAAATACAATACTCAATAGTACTTGTAGTCGAAGGCCGCATAAGTGATTGaaacaaattcttttttttaatattaataatagaaaaatgtttttattcgaTATCAATCAGACATGTCTAAAATTCCTTTAGAATTTCCCTGGGAATTTACCTTAGAATTCTGTCCGACAAGTCTGAACAACTTTACGGATTTATCCAGATAAAGAGTTACGAATTATTGGATACGAAATCAGCAACTTATAGAGACTGACCGAAATAGACAACAAATGTTTATTGGGTACCCAtagtttattgttgttattgaggCATGTTTCAACACAATACATACAAGTGAGTGTGAGTGAGTTCATGTATACAGACAAATAGACGGATAAACAtacacatacaaataaatattttgtaaatagatGGCAAACCAGACTAGACCAAATCAGAGACCAGGCCAGACTAGGGGAGACTTACCCCAGAcagttgcatttaaaaaaaaaaacagaacacTCACTCCCTCCCATTCCACAGGGCAAATTTAACACTCACGCATGATTGTACACACACATATTTGTTCTCACACAAACATACCATCGAAATAAAGTCACAGCAGTTCTGAGTGACTGTCccgaaatacaaattttagctatatgaattgttattttaacatataCGTACGTGTCCTAGGTGGAAGTCAATTGACCATATATAGATTAGAAATATATTATCTAAAAGCTGGTTCAATGTAGCCAACGTAAGGTATTTACATAATGGTTACCTAGAATTAGTTAGCTTAATGGTTACTTGATTACCTAAGTAACTAATCATTTTAACATATACGAGTATCAGGCGGAAGTTAATTGACCCCAAATAGACAGTCTAAAAGACATCTCCTAATACTCAACCCAATCAGAAAAAGTCTAATATTCTgttcaaatatttgctcaaaaaagcgtaaccacttttttagcataaatttatttgacgtgtttactcttacaagtgttttgtaagatcaaacagcatcaaataaaataaaacaatttttaacaattaattttgTCTGGGTTTAAACAATcagaaatgtgttaaataaagaattttaagtttaatttgtcaatttcatgttgtacttttttgcattttttgagaaatatcaTTTTTCGTTGCAGCACTGCTTGCAAAATAGCGAACTTGCGGAAGTTTGTTTGGATGAGCAAAAGAAAAAGTCTGCTGCTTACAATTTTATTGTTGGTAAAGTTGAATGACTAATCGGATTATGCTAAGGAAAAAGTGcgtatattttttaagattatcCCGTTAGATAGGAGAGTTCCCGCCATATAGGTTCCGTCAtttggaatttgaaaaatttttcctcagattcgaaatctctttttatcccgggaattcccagtacaaatttcccgggaattttaacaatttttcaatacccgattcccgggatttttagtcaggaatcccgggaattaaaaactgacgaaaatacaaataaaacaaggtagaactctatttttttctccaaaaaaccgttaaatgtttttttacagttttttgcttatgtcttggcaataatagatggcttattattattattatttatatggggtttttcgtacgaaaatttaaaaagagaaaattgcaaatgtttttgtgtgtattttgttattggattaaaattttgcatttgcaatgatgctagaccattcgcacttaatagtgaataccgctaatatgtatgtatgtatgtggaattatggaaaattactgcttttgtcaaaaaaggtttaacagtttaatctgcgcaatttttaataattaagatttttttattgtaagcctgaaattctaaaactttgttggaatattagtaaaatatatgttaatgtattttgattatgttttcctatagaatagccttaagtattatctataagaaaatgtaataattagttgtcctttcgtgtgaaaactattaaaattttgttttttgtttaaatgtataaattaccatttcgttaattttcaatttgatggttaGGGGAAGTAGCTCCAgattttcggttttttataaaataataccgtttttcttttaaataactaagaaatattgcgttatttgACAAGCGTAGTTTAGGgtcataaagtgtattaataggtctttatttggttcttatgttgtatatttttttttgctaaaataaaaaaaaattgccaaagtttgatttaattttgaaaaaaaaacatgttaatcaattttaatttttctttaattctatCTAATtcctatctcttatttattataatgtgaaatcattatttgcccgttttgactagaactttaaaaaaatagtttttgatggcacccataagtaatacatttttaccgtaaatgtaagtagctcaataattgaatataacctgCATATCCTTATGTTGAGGtagtaatatgagcttctgctgatattaggaacacttaaaatataatccaacatccagtttctaatattacagtTGAACCATAAAtctatcaacatttgaaaatgtccgtccttccttctgaatttagaaaatatatacaatatttcactattttttaaaaaaaaaagcatatatggcagttatgtaaatccttgctagaattgatatgttaataactaaattaatgcttggttccaaaataaaaaaaacgattttaacgatttttttaaaaaaatttgatgttatacaggatattcAAATCttgaaatcttgatgtcttggaattatgaatatccttccgatgaaattttcataattttgcatctaatattataagagaacaataatttctgaaaattaataattttattcaggtttataggtttttaaggaaaaccttgctgcgattgtaataaaaattgtcacaaacaacaataactttattaaaatgattataaccaaattttaaagtgtttggagtataactgtgaattatattcaaaattatatgtttcgGATATATGGGAGGTCCTTGCgcggattttttcaagaattaaattttttcttaatcttaccaaaaggtaatattctactaatttttattcgtatgcaatctatttttgtccattgcctatatgaaaacaaaacactGTGTGTCGTCCTCTGACTCATTAGGACAAAGTTCATTATAGAAcaaatcggtttatttgttatttgaaaatcgtcaattttaaattattcaaacagttaaccgaccaaatttaatcggttaatcgattgaatacacTAGTAAGTAGTCTCTaaagaataatataaaattattttcaacttCACTTTTAGTGATGAGTAAAAAGTAGCTAGTccttatatagaaatataaatattaagctTCGTTTAAAAATTCCAACTTATTGTCACTCTACTCACTCATTTTCTACATAGTAAAAgagataaatatattttaaatttgacttaaagtacagtataaaataaaagttttacctGACTTCACCCTAGATAACATACAGACTCTAGAGTGACAACTGACTTCACGCTATATTTCCTGGGTTGTATCGAGTAACCACATAACTTCCCTGGCTTATTATGTAACCAGTAGTGACCCCAAATTATAGTTAAAATTACTAGTTCGGAacagtcacccagaactgctgAGTTATTCAGTAGTTATTTTATTTCTCTTCAAACATGtttctttatttgtatttgaaagTAAATCCTTTTTATGTTGACCCCTGTCTAGAAGGTGGCTCTTTTGGTATTTGTCGTTTCATGACTTTTCGTTAGTATTTAGAGTTTTACAACTTAAaactttattgaaatattacGAGTGGGTATAATAAGTCTCTATTTGTTGTGTCTTACCCACTGGAATTATTATAGTTGTTTGAGGTTCTAGGTTTTTTTCGTTACGATTATTGTTGCTAGCTGTTTATGGTGTTGCCAGATGAAAAGTTGGAAGTAGTAGTATACGTCATCATttcacaattttccaaaaattatttaaaataaattaaaaatgatacataattaaaaaaatacgataTTTGACCACAGCATTAAAATTACTAATAACACCTGAAACCAACATTAGTGAAGTAATatgcaatttatttaacaaatctattacaaaattttgcagATTGATACATTACTACGATACTGCTGCAATTTCCGCGCGATTTCGTTTAGAATTATACCTACGCAACTAATCTGGCAGTATTGTTTAAAACTGCTGCAGAATGCAGTATTAGCCATAAGCTTTAAACTGTCTTCATTGGCACGAAAAACAAACCCTTgttatttatagatttatttttattatttctttatttgagTACATTTTTTTCTGCCTGAAAGACATACAACAGCCATTTATGTAATACTTTTACTCATACTTAGTTTTCTGCATTAGGGCTACTCTTATTACATGAGTGGTTAATTTATCAGTGAATATTAAGATTTACAGAATTTTTAGGAAGATGGTTTCCCCAACAATATTATTCTAATGCAGTCGATTATTAGTACgatgtttaatttcattaaaaattttgatatatagGTTGATGATATCAGGAATGTAAAATGCCAActgtgccatttttttgtgtATTGATATCAGTTGACGAACCAACGccacaaaactaaaaaagctagGGTCTTAAAAATTTGTCAGATCAAAGCATGTCCGAGGAACTTAAAGTTTGcaaacttttagaaaaaaatattaacaactgtaGTCACAGTAgccatttaatattttaagggttaattggcttatagatttattttaagcacttttgaaataaagtatgaaaattcgttcgttttaaacaacttttgtaaatttttattgcattttaattcatttgaaatatacactaaaaaacccaaaattaaaaagttatataatgcaatatgtggtattatataatttttgattttatatgttcacaatttttgttctttatgatgagagctacaactttgcctcagagaataaatcaaaattccataaaaaagtgcatgactttgggcaaaactaggAGACACGGgcctttttttttgtcttttatcacgtagtggtgttcgtatatgtttatatttccatgacttaaataattacacacagtgttattaagtaatataaggtaataaataatgtaaaatatcaTATTAATATATATCAAGTACTAGAtgaccgcccggcttcgcccggtagttatatattaaaaattaaaatttccgaattttaaccatctcctgaaaatttcgaagcgaataaaaaaaatctgctaaatcgctccagccgttctcacgtaatggcattacatacatggcccatttaatttttatatatatagactaGCTGACCGTCCCGACTTCGCTTGGTAgctattaataatttttcactTCTGCCaattgttcctatataggtcaattgtgaatctaaaccatccagggacccactcaaacaacacacacaaaattcatcgaaatcggcccagccgttaaggaggagttcagttactaacacacgtacagaagaattatatatataaagaagaaaattaagCAAATTTAAAGCTCTTTGACTTTaactacttgttttctatgttagTAAGTTTCGGGCTCCAGAAATAAATGGATCTGAAGTTAAAAAGAtcatatttaaaagatttatattttttcgtgtatgttgcaatctaaactgttttatatccTTATTTTTTGCTTCTGCTGCTTCATCCGataattcacctattgacactaATGCATGCTTATTCACCTCAGCTCCATGGATTAGAATTTTGTGTACCGATGGAGGGAGGTAGTGCCAGGGATACTCAAGTTTTCTGACTGTCTATACAGCATATTCCTCAAACATTATGGCATCAGTTTCAAATCCGGAATTTGTAGCTTGGAGAAGATGTGCTACAAATCCTTGCAAAATGTCCTTATTCctgttattttttatgaaagatcgacattttggaaaaatgtccACGCTATGTTGCCATAGTTTGAATTTTCGCAACCACCAGTTTTTTGTCTATCTATCTTTTCGTTCTTACTGTTGTTCCATTTTTTAGATCTCATTTGTACGATAAGTGAATGAAGTACTCAAAAAATGGTATGTTGGCAAAATgcgatttttcattattttccgTCGGATGTCTATGCAAATTACATCCAAAGAGGGGTAAAAAATCCACAATTTGATGTATAAGATGTTGTGGGCAGATGCGGTCCAAATAACTAAAAGTCTACgtgaaaaagtagttttttaaaaatgtgtgttttgaaAAGGTCAGAAAAGTATTCTTCAGGGATTTTTTAATGGGCTTATATTTTCCcagcttttattatttaatttggtagaaaataagttaaaatttaatgtttgtagGGTTTTTGGATACTTCTGCCTCAACTTTTTAGAtatatttaagttttcttttctgaccaTGTAAAcacaatatgtatatgaaatataAACATAGCTCCACTTTCAACGgacacaaatattaaatatcgcagaaaaagcaacaaaatttgttagattcataaaatttagagtgttttcaataaatttagcGTAAGAAAGCTTAGAAAAATACATTATTGTTgctgatttttggcctatggggtAAACCACTGTGTACCGGTTTTGTTTATTATGCTGCCCATGGAAAATTCGTGTACTTTTGTGAGgtatatttttacacatttttgcaGAAAGTTCGACAACTTTGTTTACatcaaatgatttttaaaaatttttaaattgtgatATAAATCATTAAGATTGTTACAAACGAATCATGTATAAAATCGCGTTTCTTTTCATAGTATAACAAAATTCGTATACTTATGTCAGACACTgtatttcaaatgaattttacattataaacaaatatattacacCAAAATATACTCGTATTAAATAAATCCATTGGTggatgtatgaaaaaaaaatcacagaCTATTCTCTCAACCCATCCTTTTATCTATTCGGTTTAATGTGTGTAAGGTCGCCGTCATAAAGTCTGTATCAATCgatatttgttttatgttattgTAGAGTTATTTTTATTCTGgtttattttttgtcataaattaagAGATTTAATGCTTAAATATTGAGGTCAACAAAATGAACAGCTTTATTtcagaataaaatcaaaaatagtgAAGGAATAAATTATTAACTATTgtgtaatttctttaaataaattcaattcccattttaaaatgttgaacaatcaaatatgtatatttaaacaattaacataaaattctttaaagtttttacatGAATGGCAGTTTACaagtattttaatttgattattttgatttttattgctCTATTTACAGATCGGTGTCTTTATGTACGATTACATGACAGTGAGAGCCCAAACGGAATTTAACAGCACCAGCATACCAAGTGAGTCACTCTTGATTTATCGACCAGATCGTCGGCTACAGATATGGCGTTTTCTAACGTACATGGTCTTGCATGCAAATTGGTTTCATTTGGGTTTCAATGTCATCGTTCAACTGCTCTATGGTTTGCCATTGGAAATGGTACATGGCTCCGCACGTATTGCGGTAATTTATTTAGCTGGTGTTTTAGCCGGCTCACTGGGCACCAGTGTCATTGATTCCGAagtgtatttggtgggagcgaGTGGTGGCGTTTATGCGCTGCTGGCAGCACAATTGGCGAATGTCATGATTAACTTTGGGCAAATGCGTTACGGTGTCTCTCAACTGTTGGCCGTCTTAATATTTGGTAAGTATGGACGGCCCTAAGCAATGTTGAAGCTtaatatgaaatgaaaacaacatTTCAATTTCTTGTAATTCCAGTGTTTTGTGATACAGGCTATGCGTTCTATAGTAAATTTCTAATCGAAGACTCTTTGCATATAATACCCTCGGTATCGTATATAGCTCACTTGACTGGATCTTTAGCCGGTTTCACTATTGGACTTTTAGTATTAACGAATTTTGAACATAAAACTGAATCGAATTTAATACGTTGGCTTGCGTTTGGCGTCTATGCATCATTTACTTTATTCGCCATTGCATTTAACCTGGTCAATACTGTCATTGCTCAAAAACTCGAAGAAGAAGGTGAAGTTATTAAACAACATTTGTTTCATGATTTGGGTATTTCCTAAATAAACATTATTCATAAATATGTGTTACTTTGTAATACTTATGTACtcgcaatattttttatattttctatttctatttcattttaagtttttgttttttcaataaagtttttAGCCCAAAACATGAAACCAAATCGTTGTGATAAAGCCAAAGActgaatatatttgtttttgtaaatcagtaacaatttttttaaatatttatttatgtatgttatgttattattgtttttcttatttattaattatattgttagttttatatattaatttatttagttaattttcaagtttttttatacaatctataaacaaaaatattttcatgattATTATATGAACcaattagatttttaattagACTTTTAATATTGGAAAGTTGGTTTTATGCGTTTGTAATTTTTGGACACGTGTATTTGGACACTATTTcaaacttttgatttttttgctacTTATGTAAGCTtttttattccgtttgtaatttccacaaattttatttaggacttaataaattaaatattctgatattgaaaatcttaaaattcgTCCCATAACTGGCTTAGACATAAGCAAAAGCCTACGACTACataatttatttggaaatatttttgactataGGACGATCCATTTGAAAGCGGTCTGCACTTGGATTCGATGAAGATAAGAAATTTTCGGTTAGACCTAGACAAACATCTTGGTTTAATCAGATATGCAAAATATCAATCAGATACGGAGAGGAAGCATTCAAAACATGGCGCAATAACGAAAACGCAGAAACTGATTCGCTATGCAAAAAGGAAAGTTCTTCGTGTGTCAAAGTACTTGCAACGCATTCGTACTATGGTTCTTACTGTTCCCCGCGGTAATAAAAGCTTTTGTGCATTCGATAAAATGTCAGAATCCTTTAAAGGATGACCAAACATTCATTGAACCGGTTGATAAAGCTAACCTTTTAGCTTAATTATTCGCAAGTAATTCTCACCTGCCGGAAAGTGATCAACCACTGCCCGAACTCGAAAGAGTATTAGTGACTATGCCAAGTATATTCTTTCGAGCTCGTGTTGTTAAAAGAGTTTTATCGGATCTCAACCAAAActtcatattaaatttattggTCAATATCCGATcaaattagttgttaaaatgttaaaaaaggtCCCttcaaaccaaaattcttatGAATTAgtcaaagttttaaaatatttattccaacaagtaagagagctatattcggctgtggcaaatcttatatacccttcaccaaattatacttaaaaatatttttttaaaaagtttctttaatatccaaattgttttttaatttttttttaaaaagttttttccattttttttttaaatttttaaaacaatttttttttggaaatagaatatgagataaaaaaaaatgttataaaaacaaaattcgggttaaaaatatttttcccgatttttgctatatcgacttcgctatctataacgatccagaatatatatgtatactttgggtcgcaaatgaaaaatgtaaaaattacaaacggaatgacaaacttatatataccattaccactcatggcgaagggtataattagtagtggtatattttttttaagcaaaaattttgcataaaccGAGTTGAGaataaccaattttaaattcaattcaattttaccatgtaaatttgttttgatcCTCAcacaaaaatcaataattttggaGATACCGATTTGGATTTAAAGACTGTATCATATTATATGTTATGATACGTACAATAGATCTCCACTTTCTATTCAAAGaacatgaaataaataaagttcACCTATTGGTAAATTATTGCTATTACcgataataaaaacaaacatatcCTAAATaatttatccccataaaatccttgaaatattttaatatatccccAATGAAATACCCAGCccccaaacaaaattttctgtccCCAAAATCCTTAAAAAATCCCCATCTTCCCCACAAATCCCCAATTCTGCCAAGCCTGGCTGGTGGCTCTAGAGCTTTCttagagatcgcactatacgagttgttatagatgggatctcgtcaaacgagttcaagataagTTCTGGGGaataccgcaaggctccgttctttctcctactctattccttatttttctaaacaactttctaagttaAACTTCGAACcctatttattattttgcagatgacagcaacattttccattcatattcactcagttatagaccaagcatgtcggagattggggcaatgaagCAAAACATGAATTAAtcccttaatcgggaccttGTGACAATCTTTGAATGGGATCGTGCTAA
This genomic window contains:
- the LOC135953782 gene encoding protein rhomboid-like, whose product is MISHEQQAEMLVVSKSKESQKILTSTDIPNETLTNLTNLLPSSTALTTATKAEQQQTSQTFKKPNLDAAVVLNVKCHCDIENSHCISSNSYGFYHHHCMNPAYFYELPTKFSLLPSVISGGGCGTNAASVGARNETNAKQLYLADRKRCWPPPVFIIFISLLEIGVFMYDYMTVRAQTEFNSTSIPSESLLIYRPDRRLQIWRFLTYMVLHANWFHLGFNVIVQLLYGLPLEMVHGSARIAVIYLAGVLAGSLGTSVIDSEVYLVGASGGVYALLAAQLANVMINFGQMRYGVSQLLAVLIFVFCDTGYAFYSKFLIEDSLHIIPSVSYIAHLTGSLAGFTIGLLVLTNFEHKTESNLIRWLAFGVYASFTLFAIAFNLVNTVIAQKLEEEGEVIKQHLFHDLGIS